One window of the Pseudomonadota bacterium genome contains the following:
- the secG gene encoding preprotein translocase subunit SecG: protein METVLVLLHVCFAIAIVALVLLQRSEGGGLGLGGGGGGGGGAGSMGGLMSSRGTANLLTRATAIVAALFFATSMALSIWVANTSGPTSIVDDIPASTGTTAPAEDETGVPSVPVGE, encoded by the coding sequence ATGGAGACGGTACTCGTCCTCCTGCATGTGTGTTTTGCCATTGCGATCGTTGCCTTGGTGCTGCTGCAGCGCAGCGAGGGCGGCGGTCTAGGCCTTGGCGGTGGTGGCGGCGGCGGTGGCGGCGCCGGGTCGATGGGCGGCCTGATGTCGTCGCGCGGCACCGCTAACCTCTTGACCCGCGCGACGGCGATTGTCGCGGCGCTGTTCTTCGCCACCAGCATGGCGCTGAGCATTTGGGTCGCCAATACCAGCGGACCGACATCGATCGTCGATGACATTCCCGCATCGACCGGCACCACGGCGCCGGCCGAAGACGAGACCGGCGTGCCGAGCGTGCCGGTCGGCGAATGA
- a CDS encoding CTP synthase, protein MARYIFVTGGVVSSLGKGLTTAALGALLQARGYRVRLRKFDPYLNVDPGTMSPYQHGEVYVTDDGAETDLDLGHYERFTGVPARQSDTVTSGKVYSDVITHERRGDYLGGTVQVIPHVTDAIKDYVGAQTDDADFVLCEIGGTIGDIESLPFLEAIRQMAQEMPHRHAIFIHHTLVPYLKAAGELKTKPTQHSVKEMRSIGLQPDILVCRSEHPIPDSERRKIAQFCNVPVAAVIPALDVDTIYQVPISYHDAGLDREVLQAFGITDQRGPDLSSWRRIVSDVRQPDGEVSIAVVGKYTGLKDAYKSLSEALTHGGIANKVSVKLTWIDSEIFEQEDAVNRLDDVDGILVPGGFGERGAEGKIAAATFARQHKVPYFGICFGMQMAVIEAARSLVGLPGASSTEFGPCEDAVVGLLTEWSRGNTVERREADGDMGGTMRLGAYDCDLIANTKVADIYGQSHISERHRHRYEVNINYRDRLEKAGMVFSGLSPDGALPEIIELADHPWFVGVQFHPELKSKPFEPHPLFASFIRAAVEQSRLV, encoded by the coding sequence ATGGCCCGGTACATATTTGTCACCGGCGGCGTGGTCTCCTCCCTTGGTAAGGGCCTGACAACGGCCGCATTAGGCGCGTTGCTGCAAGCGCGGGGTTACCGCGTGCGGCTGCGCAAGTTCGACCCGTATCTGAACGTCGATCCCGGCACCATGAGCCCCTATCAGCATGGTGAGGTCTACGTCACCGACGACGGTGCGGAGACCGATCTGGACCTCGGCCACTATGAAAGGTTCACCGGTGTACCGGCGCGCCAAAGCGACACGGTGACCAGCGGCAAAGTATACTCAGACGTCATCACCCACGAGCGGCGCGGCGACTATCTGGGCGGCACGGTCCAGGTCATTCCCCATGTGACCGATGCCATCAAGGACTATGTCGGCGCGCAGACCGACGACGCCGACTTTGTGCTGTGCGAGATCGGCGGCACCATCGGTGACATTGAAAGCCTGCCGTTCCTGGAAGCGATCCGCCAGATGGCGCAGGAGATGCCGCACCGTCACGCGATCTTCATCCATCATACCCTGGTGCCGTATCTGAAGGCGGCCGGCGAACTGAAGACCAAGCCGACCCAGCACTCGGTCAAGGAAATGCGCTCGATTGGCCTGCAGCCCGACATCCTGGTGTGCCGCAGCGAGCATCCGATTCCCGACAGCGAGCGGCGCAAGATCGCCCAGTTCTGCAACGTTCCGGTCGCCGCCGTGATCCCGGCGCTGGACGTTGACACGATCTATCAGGTGCCGATCAGCTATCATGACGCCGGCCTGGACCGCGAAGTGCTGCAGGCCTTCGGCATCACAGACCAACGCGGCCCCGATCTGTCGTCGTGGCGGCGCATTGTCAGCGATGTGCGCCAGCCCGATGGCGAGGTCTCAATCGCCGTGGTCGGCAAGTACACCGGCCTGAAAGACGCCTATAAGTCGCTCTCCGAAGCGCTGACCCATGGCGGCATCGCCAACAAGGTCTCGGTCAAGCTGACATGGATCGATTCGGAGATCTTCGAGCAGGAAGACGCGGTCAATCGTTTGGACGATGTCGATGGTATCCTGGTGCCCGGCGGATTTGGCGAGCGTGGCGCCGAGGGCAAGATTGCCGCCGCCACCTTCGCGCGCCAGCACAAGGTGCCGTACTTCGGCATCTGCTTCGGCATGCAGATGGCCGTGATCGAAGCGGCCCGCAGCCTGGTTGGTTTGCCGGGCGCGTCGTCGACGGAGTTCGGGCCCTGCGAAGACGCGGTCGTCGGCCTTTTGACCGAGTGGTCACGCGGCAACACGGTCGAGCGACGCGAGGCCGACGGCGACATGGGCGGCACCATGCGGCTGGGCGCCTATGACTGCGACCTCATTGCGAACACAAAGGTTGCCGATATCTACGGCCAGAGCCACATCTCGGAACGTCATCGGCACCGCTACGAGGTCAACATCAACTACCGCGATCGCCTGGAGAAAGCCGGCATGGTGTTTTCCGGTCTGTCGCCCGACGGGGCGCTGCCGGAGATCATTGAGTTGGCGGATCACCCCTGGTTTGTCGGCGTACAGTTCCACCCGGAGCTGAAGTCCAAGCCGTTTGAGCCGCATCCGCTGTTCGCCTCGTTCATCCGCGCCGCGGTCGAGCAATCAAGGTTGGTCTAA
- the kdsA gene encoding 3-deoxy-8-phosphooctulonate synthase, whose protein sequence is MTPKHVQIGPVSVGNDLGLTIIAGPCAIEGRDHALKTAERLVRITEQAGVGFIYKSSFDKANRTSIDSGRGIGMEEGLQVLADVRENHGCPVLTDVHEREQCAPAADAVDVLQIPAYLCRQTDLLVAAGKTGKAVNVKKGQFLAPWDMKHVAAKVASTGNENILLTERGASFGYNTLVSDMRALPIMAEEGYPLVFDATHSVQQPGGQGGTSGGQREFVPVLARAAVAVGTAAVFMETHEDPDSAPSDGPNMVPLDDMPELLATLVALDGLVKKRANTA, encoded by the coding sequence ATGACGCCCAAACACGTCCAGATTGGGCCGGTCAGTGTCGGCAACGATCTCGGTCTCACCATCATCGCCGGGCCGTGTGCCATCGAAGGCCGCGACCACGCGCTCAAGACGGCTGAGCGGCTGGTCAGAATCACCGAGCAGGCCGGTGTCGGTTTCATCTACAAGAGCTCGTTCGACAAGGCCAATCGCACCAGCATCGACAGTGGCCGGGGCATTGGCATGGAGGAGGGGCTCCAGGTCCTGGCCGATGTCAGGGAAAATCACGGGTGTCCGGTGCTGACCGATGTCCACGAACGCGAGCAGTGCGCGCCGGCGGCTGATGCGGTCGATGTTCTTCAGATACCGGCCTACCTCTGCCGCCAGACCGATCTTTTGGTTGCCGCCGGCAAGACCGGCAAGGCCGTCAACGTCAAGAAGGGCCAGTTCCTGGCGCCGTGGGATATGAAGCACGTGGCGGCCAAGGTCGCTTCGACGGGCAATGAGAACATCCTGTTGACCGAGCGTGGCGCCAGCTTTGGCTACAACACCCTGGTCTCCGACATGCGCGCGCTGCCGATCATGGCCGAAGAGGGCTATCCATTAGTCTTTGACGCCACTCATTCCGTCCAGCAGCCCGGCGGCCAGGGCGGCACGAGCGGCGGTCAGCGAGAGTTTGTGCCGGTTCTGGCCCGCGCCGCTGTCGCGGTCGGAACGGCGGCTGTCTTCATGGAAACCCATGAGGATCCCGACAGCGCGCCCAGCGACGGCCCCAACATGGTGCCGCTGGACGACATGCCGGAACTGCTGGCGACGCTTGTCGCCCTTGACGGCTTGGTCAAGAAACGGGCAAACACCGCCTGA
- the eno gene encoding phosphopyruvate hydratase: MSAILDIHAREILDSRGNPTVEVEVLLESGAHGLAAVPSGASTGAHEAVERRDGDAARYGGKGVLGAIGAVDGEIFDALSGMDATDQESIDRTLIDLDGTPNKSRLGANATLGVSLAIARAAAEDCVMPLYRYIGGTLAHTLPVPMMNVINGGAHADNALDFQELMIVPVGASSFAEGLRAGAEVFQALKKNLSDQGLSTNVGDEGGFAPDIADANAALDLLLRAIEATGRTPGDDVALALDAASTEFFADGVYTVAEVGRDSDAMIEVYVGMLDSYPIVSIEDGLAEDDWAGWAKLTEALGDRVQLVGDDLFVTNVERVRMGLDQAAANAVLVKVNQIGTLSETLETVQLSHRGGFATVMSHRSGETEDTTIADLAVAAACGQIKTGSLSRSDRTAKYNRLLRIEEELGDSAVYPGRRAFHQLNG; the protein is encoded by the coding sequence ATGTCGGCCATCCTGGACATTCATGCGCGTGAAATTCTCGACAGCCGTGGCAACCCCACGGTCGAGGTCGAGGTGCTTCTTGAATCCGGTGCCCACGGATTGGCCGCCGTGCCTTCGGGCGCATCGACCGGCGCCCACGAGGCGGTCGAACGGCGTGATGGCGATGCGGCGCGCTACGGCGGCAAAGGCGTGTTGGGCGCGATCGGTGCCGTTGATGGCGAGATATTCGATGCGCTCTCCGGCATGGACGCCACCGATCAGGAATCGATTGACCGCACGCTGATCGACCTCGACGGCACGCCCAACAAGAGTCGTCTGGGTGCCAACGCGACACTGGGTGTCAGCCTGGCGATCGCACGCGCCGCCGCCGAGGATTGCGTGATGCCGCTCTACCGTTACATCGGCGGTACGCTCGCGCACACCCTGCCTGTGCCGATGATGAACGTGATCAACGGCGGTGCGCATGCGGATAATGCTCTTGATTTCCAGGAGCTTATGATCGTTCCCGTAGGTGCCTCAAGTTTTGCTGAAGGTTTGCGCGCGGGCGCCGAAGTGTTCCAGGCGCTTAAGAAAAACCTGTCGGACCAAGGGCTCAGCACGAATGTCGGCGACGAGGGCGGTTTTGCGCCGGATATTGCCGATGCCAACGCCGCCCTAGACCTGCTGCTTCGCGCAATCGAGGCGACCGGTCGCACGCCCGGCGACGACGTCGCGCTCGCCCTTGATGCGGCCTCGACCGAGTTCTTTGCTGACGGCGTTTACACCGTGGCTGAAGTTGGGCGCGATTCGGATGCCATGATCGAGGTTTACGTCGGCATGCTGGATTCCTATCCGATCGTTTCCATCGAAGACGGTCTGGCCGAAGACGATTGGGCGGGCTGGGCGAAGCTGACCGAAGCGCTTGGCGACCGGGTGCAGCTTGTCGGTGACGATCTCTTCGTCACCAACGTCGAGCGTGTCCGCATGGGGCTCGATCAGGCCGCGGCCAACGCGGTGCTGGTCAAGGTCAACCAGATCGGCACCTTGAGCGAAACCCTTGAAACCGTTCAGCTTTCCCACCGCGGCGGTTTCGCGACGGTGATGTCCCATCGCTCCGGCGAGACCGAGGATACGACCATTGCGGACCTCGCGGTCGCGGCGGCCTGCGGTCAGATCAAGACCGGGTCTTTGTCGCGCTCGGACCGGACGGCCAAGTACAACCGGCTGCTCAGAATCGAAGAGGAACTGGGCGATAGCGCAGTCTACCCAGGTCGTCGTGCCTTCCATCAACTGAACGGTTAG
- a CDS encoding septum formation initiator family protein produces MVRLRERLRRSAKHLPGLVGMCAVVYFGYHAIQGDRGLLTLITLDNRVASVSHQVDVVKSEQMVLAQRVSLMRPASLDRDMLEEQVRLVLNYTHPNDVVIQVDER; encoded by the coding sequence ATGGTTCGACTTCGCGAACGTCTTCGCCGCTCTGCTAAGCACCTGCCGGGTCTGGTTGGCATGTGCGCCGTCGTCTACTTCGGCTACCACGCCATCCAGGGCGATCGCGGCCTGCTGACCCTGATCACGCTCGACAACCGGGTCGCCTCGGTGAGCCATCAGGTTGACGTTGTCAAAAGCGAGCAGATGGTGTTGGCGCAGCGTGTTTCCCTGATGCGTCCGGCGAGCCTCGACCGTGACATGCTGGAAGAGCAGGTTCGTCTGGTCCTGAACTACACCCACCCCAACGACGTCGTCATCCAGGTCGACGAGCGCTAA
- the pdhA gene encoding pyruvate dehydrogenase (acetyl-transferring) E1 component subunit alpha, with protein MARTTASKTRAGGRKAAPAKAADSQIPGDELLNCYQQMLLVRRFEEKVGQMYGMGLIGGFCHLYIGQEAVVVGMDHACRPDDTVITSYRCHAHALIRGVPAKTVMAELTGRAAGISRGKGGSMHMFDRSLGFYGGHGIVAAQVPLGAGIAFAMKYREQDTVSLDYFGEGAANQGQVYETFNMASLWKLPVVFIVENNQYAMGTSIERSKAGTELYRRGEAFGIPGIEVDGMDVEAVCKGGAEAIAHCRAGEGPILVEMKTYRYRGHSMSDPAKYRSKDEVKKMRAEHDPIDHIRAVLIERGEADDDKLKEIDREVKSEVAEAAEFAQNASEPELEELYTDVYAETAA; from the coding sequence ATGGCCCGCACCACAGCGAGCAAGACCCGAGCCGGTGGACGCAAAGCAGCGCCGGCCAAAGCAGCAGACAGTCAAATTCCCGGTGACGAACTCCTGAACTGCTACCAGCAGATGCTGCTGGTGCGCCGTTTCGAGGAAAAGGTCGGCCAGATGTACGGCATGGGCCTGATCGGCGGTTTTTGCCACCTCTATATCGGTCAGGAAGCCGTCGTCGTCGGGATGGATCATGCATGCCGGCCCGACGATACGGTGATCACCAGCTATCGTTGCCATGCCCACGCGCTGATCCGGGGCGTCCCTGCCAAGACCGTCATGGCCGAACTGACCGGCCGCGCCGCCGGTATCTCGAGAGGCAAGGGCGGCTCGATGCACATGTTCGACCGTTCGCTCGGTTTTTATGGCGGTCACGGCATTGTCGCGGCCCAGGTTCCGCTTGGCGCCGGCATCGCGTTCGCCATGAAGTACCGCGAGCAGGATACGGTCTCGCTCGACTACTTCGGCGAAGGCGCGGCCAACCAGGGCCAGGTCTATGAAACCTTCAACATGGCGAGCCTGTGGAAGCTGCCGGTCGTCTTCATTGTCGAAAACAATCAATACGCCATGGGCACGTCGATCGAGCGGTCAAAAGCGGGCACGGAACTCTACCGCCGTGGCGAGGCGTTCGGCATCCCCGGCATCGAGGTCGACGGCATGGATGTCGAGGCGGTGTGCAAGGGCGGTGCTGAGGCGATCGCTCACTGCCGGGCCGGTGAGGGACCGATCCTGGTCGAGATGAAGACCTATCGCTATCGCGGCCACTCCATGTCAGACCCCGCGAAGTACCGGTCAAAGGACGAGGTCAAGAAGATGCGCGCCGAGCACGACCCGATCGATCACATCCGCGCCGTCTTGATCGAGCGTGGCGAGGCCGATGACGACAAGCTGAAAGAGATCGACCGGGAGGTGAAGTCGGAGGTCGCCGAGGCCGCCGAATTCGCCCAGAACGCGTCCGAGCCCGAGCTCGAGGAGCTCTACACCGACGTCTACGCCGAAACAGCGGCTTAA
- a CDS encoding pyruvate dehydrogenase complex dihydrolipoamide acetyltransferase, with the protein MTINITMPQLSPTMTDGTLSKWLVKEGDSVTSGDVLAEIETDKATMEVESIDEGTVGKILVAEGTDNVPVNNVIAVLLEEGEDASALDGVDTAPAAPAPAAEPAAAEPAAPEAEAPAAAAPAPQPAAAPAPAPAGGGERVKASPLARSMAKQAGIDLTQLTGSGPHGRIVKRDVEAAAAGGVATAASPITATIAAPVMAPGAAYEDVKLSNMRKVIAERLQEAKQTIPHFYLTVDCELDRLLELRKELNGRSDDYKLSVNDFVIKALGVALRKVPDANAAWGGDVLRRFTTVDVSVAVAIDGGLITPIIRNADAKGLVEISEEMKELAGRAREGKLMPEEYQGGTFSLSNLGMFGIKQFDAVINPPQAGIIAVGAGEQRPVVKDGALSVATVMSCTLSCDHRVIDGAVGARLLTAFKGLIEEPLTMLL; encoded by the coding sequence ATGACCATCAACATCACCATGCCCCAACTGTCGCCGACCATGACCGACGGCACGCTCTCGAAGTGGCTCGTCAAGGAAGGCGATAGCGTGACCTCCGGCGACGTGCTGGCGGAGATCGAGACCGACAAGGCGACGATGGAGGTCGAGTCGATCGACGAAGGCACCGTCGGCAAGATCCTTGTCGCCGAAGGCACCGACAACGTGCCGGTCAACAATGTCATCGCCGTGCTGTTGGAGGAGGGCGAAGACGCCTCCGCGCTTGACGGAGTTGATACTGCGCCGGCCGCGCCTGCGCCGGCGGCGGAGCCTGCGGCTGCTGAACCTGCCGCGCCTGAAGCTGAGGCACCAGCTGCTGCGGCGCCGGCACCGCAGCCGGCGGCAGCGCCCGCGCCCGCGCCCGCTGGCGGCGGCGAGCGGGTTAAGGCGAGCCCGTTGGCGCGTAGCATGGCCAAACAGGCCGGCATCGATCTGACCCAGTTGACCGGCAGTGGTCCCCATGGCCGTATCGTCAAGCGCGATGTCGAGGCCGCGGCGGCCGGCGGGGTCGCCACGGCGGCGTCACCGATCACAGCGACCATAGCGGCACCGGTGATGGCGCCCGGCGCGGCCTATGAGGACGTGAAACTCTCGAACATGCGGAAGGTCATCGCCGAACGTCTGCAGGAAGCCAAGCAGACGATCCCGCACTTTTATCTGACCGTCGATTGCGAACTCGACCGGTTGCTCGAGTTGCGCAAGGAGCTGAATGGCCGCTCCGATGACTACAAGCTCAGCGTCAATGACTTCGTCATCAAGGCGCTTGGCGTCGCGCTGCGCAAGGTGCCTGACGCCAACGCGGCTTGGGGCGGCGATGTCTTGCGCCGGTTCACGACGGTCGACGTCTCGGTTGCCGTGGCGATCGATGGCGGCCTGATCACGCCGATTATCCGCAACGCCGACGCCAAGGGCCTGGTCGAGATTTCCGAGGAGATGAAGGAACTCGCCGGGCGCGCGCGCGAAGGCAAGCTGATGCCCGAGGAGTATCAGGGCGGCACCTTCAGCCTCTCTAATCTCGGCATGTTCGGCATCAAGCAGTTCGACGCCGTCATCAACCCGCCACAGGCCGGCATCATTGCGGTCGGCGCGGGCGAGCAGCGGCCGGTGGTGAAGGACGGCGCGCTCAGTGTCGCCACCGTCATGAGCTGCACGTTGAGCTGCGATCACCGTGTCATCGACGGCGCCGTCGGTGCGCGTCTGCTGACCGCCTTCAAGGGGCTGATCGAAGAACCGCTGACCATGCTTCTCTAA
- the lpdA gene encoding dihydrolipoyl dehydrogenase, which produces MAETKFDLVVVGGGPGGYVAAIRAAQLGMKVACVEREHLGGICLNWGCIPTKALLRSSEIFHHLNNAGDFGLTVGDVGYDAGKIVERSRQVAGRLSKGVGFLLKKNKVTVFDGEGKLAGKGKLAVTKDGKDVATLEAKHIILATGARARDLPDIKADGKLIWSYKEAMVPDAMPKSVLVIGSGAIGIEFASFYHDMGAEVTVVEVVDRILPAEDEEISDLALKAFQKQGLTIHTGAKVKGAKPAQKTVAVTFETSDGKEQKKTVDRVVLAVGITGNVEDIGLDGTKVQVDRGHIVVDEWLATGEPGVYAIGDVVGPPWLAHKASHEGVICVEKIAGVEHVQPMIKTNIPGCTYCRPQVASVGLTEAAAKEQGHKLKVGRFPFIGNGKAIALGDDQGLVKTIFDADTGELLGAHMIGAEVTELIQGFCIAKTLETTEVELMETIFPHPTLSEMMHESVLAAYDRVIHI; this is translated from the coding sequence ATGGCCGAAACCAAGTTCGACCTTGTCGTCGTCGGCGGTGGGCCCGGTGGCTATGTCGCCGCCATTCGCGCCGCTCAGCTCGGCATGAAGGTCGCCTGCGTCGAGCGCGAGCACCTGGGCGGCATCTGCCTCAACTGGGGCTGCATCCCGACCAAGGCGTTGCTGCGTTCGTCGGAGATCTTTCATCACCTGAACAACGCCGGCGACTTCGGCCTGACCGTCGGCGATGTCGGTTACGACGCCGGCAAGATCGTCGAGCGCAGCCGTCAGGTTGCCGGGCGTCTCTCAAAAGGTGTCGGGTTCCTCTTGAAGAAGAACAAGGTCACGGTGTTCGACGGCGAGGGCAAGCTGGCCGGCAAGGGCAAGCTGGCGGTCACCAAAGATGGCAAGGATGTCGCGACCCTGGAGGCTAAGCACATCATCCTGGCGACCGGCGCGCGCGCGCGCGATCTGCCGGACATCAAGGCCGACGGCAAGCTGATCTGGTCCTACAAGGAAGCCATGGTCCCGGACGCCATGCCGAAGTCTGTGCTGGTCATCGGTTCAGGCGCGATCGGTATCGAGTTCGCCAGCTTCTATCACGACATGGGTGCCGAAGTGACCGTGGTCGAAGTCGTCGACCGCATCCTGCCCGCCGAGGACGAGGAGATTTCAGACCTCGCGCTGAAGGCGTTCCAGAAGCAGGGTCTGACCATCCACACCGGCGCCAAGGTCAAGGGCGCCAAGCCAGCCCAGAAGACGGTTGCCGTGACCTTTGAGACGTCAGACGGCAAGGAGCAGAAGAAAACCGTCGACCGGGTCGTGCTGGCCGTCGGCATCACCGGCAATGTCGAAGACATCGGGCTGGACGGCACCAAGGTTCAGGTCGACCGTGGCCACATCGTCGTTGATGAGTGGCTGGCGACCGGCGAACCCGGCGTCTATGCCATCGGCGACGTCGTCGGACCGCCGTGGCTGGCGCACAAGGCAAGCCACGAAGGCGTCATCTGCGTCGAGAAGATCGCTGGCGTCGAGCACGTTCAGCCGATGATCAAGACCAATATTCCCGGCTGCACCTATTGCCGGCCCCAGGTTGCCAGCGTTGGCCTGACCGAGGCGGCCGCCAAGGAGCAGGGTCACAAGCTGAAAGTCGGCCGCTTCCCGTTCATCGGCAACGGCAAGGCGATCGCACTGGGTGACGATCAGGGTTTGGTGAAGACCATCTTCGATGCCGATACGGGCGAGCTTCTGGGCGCCCACATGATCGGTGCCGAGGTGACCGAGCTGATTCAGGGTTTCTGCATCGCCAAGACGCTCGAAACGACCGAGGTCGAGCTGATGGAGACCATTTTCCCGCATCCCACGCTGTCTGAGATGATGCACGAGTCGGTCCTTGCGGCTTATGACCGCGTCATCCACATATAG
- the lipA gene encoding lipoyl synthase, which translates to MTKIALVERPAAETQRPRHPEKAWKPAKPVSRKPPWIRVKAPTSPAFNETRKLIRENGLTTVCEEAACPNIGECWANQHATVMILGGTCTRACAFCNVATGKPLAVDHEEPAKLARAVQGLGLKHVVITSVDRDDLADGGADQFVQCILALRDATPDTTIEILTPDFLRKEGAIEAVVAARPDVYNHNLETVPRLYHSVRPGSRYFASLNLLWRVKLNDPTIFTKSGLMVGLGESRDEVQQVMDDLREADVDFLTIGQYLQPTPHHHAVDRFWTPEEFAELEKIAYAKGFLMVSASPLTRSSYHADADFAQMRENRLKALG; encoded by the coding sequence ATGACCAAGATCGCCCTTGTCGAGCGGCCGGCGGCGGAAACGCAACGGCCGCGCCATCCGGAAAAGGCCTGGAAACCGGCCAAGCCGGTGTCGCGCAAGCCGCCGTGGATCCGGGTCAAGGCACCGACATCGCCGGCCTTCAACGAGACCCGCAAGCTGATCCGCGAGAACGGTCTGACGACCGTGTGCGAGGAGGCCGCGTGCCCCAACATCGGCGAGTGCTGGGCCAACCAGCACGCGACCGTGATGATCCTGGGTGGCACCTGCACGCGCGCCTGCGCCTTCTGCAACGTGGCAACGGGTAAGCCGCTGGCGGTCGATCACGAAGAGCCGGCGAAACTGGCGCGCGCGGTCCAGGGGCTCGGCCTGAAGCATGTCGTCATTACCTCGGTCGACCGCGACGACCTGGCCGATGGCGGCGCCGATCAATTTGTCCAGTGCATCCTGGCGCTGCGCGATGCGACACCGGATACGACCATCGAGATCCTGACGCCCGACTTCCTGCGCAAGGAGGGCGCCATCGAGGCGGTGGTGGCGGCCAGGCCCGATGTCTACAACCACAATCTGGAGACCGTGCCGCGGCTCTATCACAGCGTGCGGCCTGGCTCGCGCTACTTTGCCTCGCTGAACCTCTTGTGGCGGGTGAAGCTGAATGATCCGACGATCTTCACCAAGTCCGGCCTGATGGTCGGGCTCGGCGAAAGCCGCGATGAGGTTCAGCAAGTCATGGACGATCTGCGCGAGGCCGATGTCGACTTTCTTACCATCGGCCAATACCTGCAGCCGACGCCCCATCACCACGCCGTCGACCGCTTCTGGACGCCCGAAGAGTTCGCCGAGCTCGAGAAGATCGCCTATGCCAAGGGCTTTCTTATGGTGTCGGCGAGCCCGCTGACCCGCTCGTCCTATCACGCCGACGCGGACTTCGCGCAGATGCGCGAGAACCGTTTGAAGGCGCTTGGCTAA
- a CDS encoding type II toxin-antitoxin system RatA family toxin, with amino-acid sequence MPTHAEQRPLPYTPEQMFELVGAVERYPEFLPWCTATRIKRRQDNILWADLAVGFKVFRETFTSKVTLDRPDRIDVEYLDGPFRYLNNHWKFLRQPDNSTVVDFYVDFEFRSRILQKAIGVLFEEAVRRMVAAFESRARQLYGTDVASAQPAETLPSSSR; translated from the coding sequence ATGCCGACGCACGCCGAACAGCGACCGCTGCCCTATACGCCGGAGCAGATGTTTGAGCTGGTTGGCGCTGTCGAACGTTACCCTGAATTCCTGCCCTGGTGTACGGCGACGCGCATCAAGCGGCGTCAGGACAATATCCTGTGGGCCGATCTTGCTGTCGGCTTCAAGGTGTTCCGGGAGACCTTCACGTCCAAGGTGACGCTGGACCGCCCAGACCGTATCGATGTCGAGTATCTGGACGGGCCGTTTCGGTATCTGAACAATCACTGGAAGTTCCTGCGCCAGCCCGACAACTCGACCGTGGTCGATTTCTATGTCGACTTCGAGTTCCGCTCGCGGATTCTGCAGAAGGCAATCGGCGTGCTGTTCGAGGAGGCTGTCAGGCGCATGGTTGCGGCCTTCGAGAGCCGTGCGCGGCAGCTCTATGGCACCGATGTGGCTTCGGCACAGCCGGCTGAAACGCTGCCATCCAGTTCGCGTTGA
- a CDS encoding urea carboxylase-associated family protein — MPKRTVDVPAYAGAWINVAAGEAVRLIDIEGCQVGDLFAVASDDHNEFLSPSVTRLNNGNIFPRIGEGFFSCADRPILTFLEDTSPGQHDMLYASCNDAWYQSRGMPDHKNCRDNYFAAARDAGINHFIQPDPVNIFQNTPPKPDGSFFVGVTLSGPGDYVTMRAELDCIVIVTACSSDRILGGKSTPMRLEVYDS; from the coding sequence GTGCCAAAACGAACTGTCGATGTGCCGGCCTATGCGGGCGCGTGGATCAATGTCGCGGCGGGCGAGGCCGTGCGCCTGATCGACATCGAGGGTTGTCAGGTCGGTGATCTCTTCGCAGTGGCGAGCGATGACCACAACGAGTTCCTGAGTCCCTCGGTGACCCGTCTGAACAACGGCAACATCTTCCCTCGGATTGGCGAGGGGTTCTTCTCCTGCGCCGACCGGCCCATCCTGACCTTTCTGGAGGATACGTCGCCGGGTCAGCACGACATGCTCTACGCCTCCTGCAATGACGCGTGGTATCAAAGCCGGGGCATGCCCGACCACAAGAACTGCCGCGACAACTACTTCGCGGCGGCGCGCGACGCCGGCATCAATCACTTCATTCAGCCCGACCCCGTCAACATCTTCCAGAACACGCCGCCGAAACCGGACGGTTCGTTCTTCGTCGGCGTGACGTTGAGCGGTCCGGGTGACTACGTGACAATGCGCGCGGAACTGGATTGCATCGTTATCGTCACGGCCTGCTCGTCGGACCGCATTCTGGGCGGCAAGTCGACGCCGATGCGCCTTGAGGTCTACGACAGCTAA